A window of Rubricoccus marinus contains these coding sequences:
- a CDS encoding ArsR/SmtB family transcription factor, producing the protein MQAKTDLFPPDLVRLAQAAKALGHPARLAIMQTLAARGTCVCGEVVDELPLAQATVSQHLKALKAAGLVRGEVDGPRSCYCIDADALRGLADGFLGFLGPILDSLARGGDCSDNGC; encoded by the coding sequence ATGCAAGCCAAGACAGACCTCTTCCCCCCCGACCTCGTGCGCCTCGCTCAGGCCGCTAAAGCACTTGGCCACCCGGCGCGGCTCGCCATCATGCAGACGTTGGCCGCGCGCGGAACGTGCGTCTGCGGCGAGGTCGTCGACGAACTCCCCCTGGCTCAGGCCACGGTCTCCCAGCACCTGAAGGCGCTCAAAGCGGCGGGCCTCGTCCGCGGTGAGGTCGATGGACCACGGTCGTGCTACTGCATCGACGCAGACGCGCTTCGCGGGCTCGCCGATGGGTTCTTGGGCTTTCTCGGCCCCATCCTCGACTCCCTCGCCAGAGGCGGCGACTGCTCCGACAATGGCTGCTGA